From Synoicihabitans lomoniglobus, the proteins below share one genomic window:
- a CDS encoding fibronectin type III domain-containing protein: protein MIRYLTPTNGAPTTTWHTPPPSPIIYGGWFPVRATGHDSDWNLGGINVEYRVNGGDWTALANDPAGANGGNSNATTSNPNGITPGIPGTVYRFRCYAWDLSGANSGWTETGDYVVTNRNPSVSAQILNSSQGVIGLNGSGRAPVNLGDNFYIRVSGSDPDGRLAQLYSRLHDATGDQIDYVQVGASGSSGSHTFGPYAASELGVWDMWAHAQDADQTGYQWQGGGWWGTHTPDIEVVDTAAPTVPGSLLSSSVTGSSFTLSWLPSTDNDGITAYEIRRSGTSLGTVAGTSISVGGLSPATTYVMTVRARDSAGNWSAWSPGYNVTTSDTVAPGIPTGLGASSVGSTSFTLSWNAASDNVGVTGYEVLRDATSLGTQVGTSASLTGLTQGTDYSIKVRARDAAGNWSGWSSPLTVATVDSGPPSAPTGLAASSVNGSSFVLNWSASSDNIGVTGYEVRRDSASLGTQAGTTATLSGLADATTYSITVRARDAAGNWSGWSSALSVTTVDVSSPSIPGGLAASGISGSSFTLTWSVPADNVGVTLYEVRRDGVSLGTTSNTSMGLSGLAEYTTYSMAVRARDAAGNWSGWSSNLPVLTGDVSAPATPSGLAASNISGSGFTVIWASSADNVGTTAYEVRRGATSLGTTSGTSLLLSGLSEVTTYAMTVRARDGAGNWSGWSTALNVTTVDGSSPSIPVFGLPTNVSATELTISWSASDNVGVVGYEMQLASNTVEYLTANSKTFTNLAQGVAYTLKVRALDAASNLSGWATTIITTDDSPPTVPVPIASGISASGFTVLWSPSTDNHGVAGYEYQLNSGAVISLTNTQQAIGGLNPGSTHTVKVRALDNAGNESAWGQVTVSTKVTIVSPASWSLTVGDSQSFSVSTDGTATSYGVTAGSLPPGLNLNTSGVISGTPTQSGTYTFTLGATNSGGTQTQSFTLTVNGSSVLPEVVDFEAFSTGDLSNQGNWAVPQGAANVTAGAKLTGNLGLELSGGSSPGQATLGLTGLSGEDVVFVDIFLRPNVQIAEGSSAQVDLGIARIGFGRSAADAEVRAWAGDGSGGGNWLATGVLRPIDGSGGTYAWARLTVRLDFENKVWDLYVDSQPSIGDIGFVDDQQSSLSLLKLRGGAGGTSWVDDLYFNTANPVFVDADKDGLPDDWETEHGLNPGHYDRGVASDSDGDGLSNWEEFALGTHPGAVDSDGDGIPDLEELLSGSNPLVPTASSGGDSLLSVSNPASYPTFYIKDSDGDQYEVNAQSLRVIPSGI, encoded by the coding sequence GTGATTCGTTATCTTACCCCGACCAATGGGGCCCCGACCACGACATGGCATACTCCGCCCCCCTCGCCGATAATCTATGGCGGTTGGTTTCCGGTCCGCGCGACCGGCCATGACTCCGATTGGAATCTTGGCGGCATCAACGTTGAGTATCGGGTCAATGGCGGGGACTGGACCGCTCTGGCAAATGACCCGGCGGGCGCCAACGGCGGCAACAGCAACGCCACGACTTCCAACCCGAACGGGATCACGCCGGGTATTCCCGGGACGGTTTACCGGTTTCGTTGTTACGCATGGGACCTTTCTGGAGCCAACTCGGGCTGGACTGAGACAGGGGACTATGTGGTGACCAATCGAAATCCTTCCGTGTCTGCCCAAATCCTGAATTCAAGCCAAGGTGTTATCGGCCTTAACGGCAGTGGACGGGCCCCCGTTAATCTTGGCGATAATTTCTACATTCGGGTGAGCGGTTCAGATCCCGACGGAAGGTTGGCGCAATTGTATTCGAGGCTCCACGATGCGACTGGCGATCAAATCGACTATGTGCAGGTGGGAGCGTCTGGAAGTTCAGGTTCTCACACCTTCGGCCCTTACGCGGCCTCTGAACTAGGGGTTTGGGACATGTGGGCTCATGCGCAGGACGCGGATCAAACCGGCTATCAGTGGCAGGGCGGCGGTTGGTGGGGCACCCACACGCCGGACATTGAAGTGGTGGATACCGCTGCTCCGACGGTCCCCGGTTCGTTACTTTCATCAAGTGTCACGGGTTCCTCGTTCACACTTTCCTGGCTGCCTTCGACGGACAATGACGGGATCACGGCTTATGAGATTCGGCGCAGCGGGACGTCGCTTGGAACCGTGGCCGGAACCAGCATATCCGTAGGAGGTCTCTCTCCGGCGACGACCTATGTGATGACAGTTAGGGCGCGGGACTCTGCCGGTAATTGGTCTGCCTGGAGCCCTGGATACAACGTTACGACCTCAGATACGGTGGCACCGGGGATTCCAACCGGGTTAGGGGCGAGTTCCGTGGGTTCGACCAGCTTCACGTTGTCATGGAACGCAGCATCGGACAACGTGGGTGTAACTGGCTACGAGGTGCTGCGGGATGCGACGTCGTTGGGAACACAGGTCGGCACTAGCGCTAGCCTGACAGGCCTAACGCAGGGAACTGACTACTCCATAAAGGTTCGGGCGCGCGATGCGGCGGGCAACTGGTCGGGTTGGAGTTCTCCTCTGACTGTTGCGACAGTCGACTCGGGTCCCCCCAGTGCGCCTACAGGTCTGGCGGCTAGTAGCGTGAACGGCAGCAGTTTTGTACTCAATTGGTCGGCATCGTCTGACAACATCGGGGTGACCGGTTATGAGGTTCGACGTGATTCTGCTTCATTGGGTACTCAGGCCGGCACCACTGCCACATTGTCCGGCTTGGCGGACGCGACGACCTACAGCATAACCGTGCGTGCCCGGGACGCGGCCGGCAACTGGTCCGGATGGAGTTCGGCGCTGAGCGTCACGACCGTCGATGTATCCTCACCCTCAATACCAGGCGGGCTTGCTGCGTCGGGAATCAGCGGATCGAGTTTCACTCTAACGTGGTCGGTTCCAGCGGATAATGTGGGGGTTACCTTGTACGAGGTTCGTCGAGATGGTGTGTCGTTAGGCACGACTTCCAACACTAGTATGGGATTGTCTGGGCTGGCCGAGTACACGACTTATTCGATGGCAGTTCGCGCGCGCGACGCTGCGGGTAATTGGTCGGGCTGGAGCTCGAATCTGCCAGTGTTGACCGGTGATGTCTCGGCGCCTGCAACGCCGAGTGGGCTCGCGGCCTCAAATATATCAGGTTCGGGTTTTACTGTGATTTGGGCGTCCTCAGCTGACAATGTAGGGACCACTGCTTATGAAGTACGCAGAGGTGCCACTTCGCTGGGAACCACCTCAGGAACGAGCTTGCTACTCTCGGGACTGTCGGAGGTAACGACCTATGCAATGACGGTGAGGGCTCGAGACGGGGCGGGAAACTGGTCCGGATGGAGCACCGCCCTGAACGTCACCACTGTAGATGGTAGCTCGCCGTCTATCCCTGTCTTTGGATTGCCCACTAATGTTTCTGCTACCGAACTCACCATCAGTTGGAGTGCCTCGGACAATGTGGGTGTGGTTGGCTATGAAATGCAATTGGCGTCGAATACCGTCGAATACCTCACCGCAAACTCGAAAACGTTCACGAACCTTGCGCAAGGGGTTGCTTATACTTTGAAAGTCCGGGCGCTTGATGCCGCCAGCAATCTCTCAGGTTGGGCGACTACAATAATCACCACCGACGACTCCCCCCCGACTGTTCCAGTTCCGATCGCTAGCGGAATTTCCGCCTCCGGATTCACTGTATTGTGGTCACCTTCAACCGACAATCATGGTGTCGCGGGTTACGAATATCAACTAAACTCAGGTGCGGTTATTTCGTTGACGAATACACAGCAGGCCATTGGTGGCTTGAATCCAGGAAGCACGCACACGGTCAAGGTTCGTGCACTGGACAATGCAGGCAATGAATCGGCGTGGGGCCAAGTTACCGTATCCACCAAGGTGACCATTGTGTCGCCTGCAAGCTGGAGTTTAACTGTTGGTGACAGCCAATCCTTCTCGGTTTCAACCGATGGCACGGCCACGAGCTACGGCGTCACGGCGGGATCACTTCCGCCTGGTTTGAATTTGAACACGTCTGGTGTCATCTCCGGAACGCCTACTCAGTCGGGCACGTATACATTCACCCTGGGGGCAACAAATTCGGGTGGAACGCAAACCCAAAGTTTCACGCTCACGGTCAATGGATCGAGTGTGCTCCCAGAGGTGGTCGACTTTGAAGCCTTCTCGACGGGGGACCTTTCGAATCAAGGTAACTGGGCGGTTCCGCAAGGTGCCGCGAATGTTACTGCGGGAGCCAAGTTGACCGGTAACCTAGGGCTCGAATTGTCGGGTGGCTCTTCGCCCGGACAAGCCACGCTTGGACTTACGGGTCTATCGGGCGAGGACGTGGTGTTCGTCGACATTTTCCTCAGACCCAACGTTCAAATCGCTGAGGGCTCGAGCGCCCAAGTTGATCTTGGTATTGCCAGGATTGGGTTCGGACGCAGTGCGGCGGATGCCGAAGTAAGAGCCTGGGCAGGTGATGGCTCCGGTGGCGGAAACTGGTTGGCCACCGGTGTCCTTCGCCCGATTGACGGATCCGGTGGCACCTATGCATGGGCGCGGTTGACCGTTCGCTTGGATTTCGAGAACAAGGTCTGGGATCTCTATGTCGATAGCCAACCGAGTATTGGGGACATCGGTTTCGTTGATGATCAACAGTCGTCCCTTTCCTTGCTCAAGTTGCGAGGTGGCGCCGGCGGCACCTCGTGGGTCGATGACCTCTACTTCAATACGGCTAACCCCGTGTTCGTGGATGCAGACAAAGACGGTTTGCCCGACGATTGGGAAACCGAGCATGGACTCAATCCCGGCCACTATGATCGTGGTGTAGCGTCTGACTCTGACGGGGATGGCCTCAGCAATTGGGAAGAATTTGCTCTGGGAACGCATCCGG
- the tnpB gene encoding IS66 family insertion sequence element accessory protein TnpB, which translates to MLTKRLEKGAFSWPRGGDGNQLHLTPQALSMLLGGIDLKDGAKKAWYER; encoded by the coding sequence GTGCTGACCAAACGTCTGGAGAAAGGTGCCTTCTCCTGGCCGCGAGGCGGCGACGGAAACCAGCTGCATCTGACACCGCAGGCCTTGTCGATGCTGCTGGGCGGAATCGACCTGAAAGATGGAGCGAAAAAAGCCTGGTATGAACGGTGA
- a CDS encoding DNA-binding response regulator — translation MQVHQIEVFARLAHYPNTLTESLAGSRIAYMLHLSTPTSNSPKALRILIVEEFGWLASLLRENQAHPNLRAFSKAKLSSISVEVEWKQSCAEALVATRIIQPDLIIVEVGLPDGCGTEIVDSLLTDSPHSRILGFSALMNERTVKRIVAARFHGFIPKSYSTVTELRIAIPMLLRGESYYSPIFDCLRKKLLRDPQFHGHFLTNRELEVLEFVAQGFDDAEVAEALMIATGTAHKHRQSLMRKLDVRTSLKLLRRALQLGYGRITSPTLSPEMTQIIESPRKSTDTLCFSDAIEGSVAAPTFPAH, via the coding sequence ATGCAAGTCCATCAAATTGAAGTTTTTGCACGACTCGCACACTACCCAAATACCTTAACCGAATCTCTGGCCGGCTCTCGTATTGCATACATGTTGCACTTAAGCACCCCCACCTCAAACAGCCCTAAAGCATTAAGAATACTTATCGTCGAGGAATTCGGATGGCTTGCCTCTCTACTCCGCGAAAACCAAGCACACCCGAATCTTCGAGCCTTCTCAAAAGCCAAACTTTCCTCCATCTCGGTCGAAGTTGAATGGAAACAGTCATGCGCTGAAGCGTTGGTGGCGACTCGAATAATTCAGCCTGATTTGATCATCGTCGAGGTCGGATTGCCGGATGGCTGCGGCACAGAAATCGTCGATTCCCTACTCACCGATTCGCCACATTCGCGTATCTTGGGATTTTCGGCGTTAATGAACGAACGAACAGTTAAAAGAATAGTAGCCGCGCGTTTTCATGGCTTCATCCCCAAATCGTATTCGACGGTCACGGAACTTCGCATCGCAATTCCCATGCTGTTACGTGGGGAGTCTTACTACAGTCCCATTTTCGATTGCCTGCGAAAGAAACTGCTCCGCGACCCGCAATTTCACGGCCATTTCCTGACCAACCGAGAACTTGAGGTCCTTGAGTTCGTTGCTCAGGGGTTCGACGATGCGGAAGTTGCGGAAGCATTGATGATCGCAACCGGAACCGCACACAAGCACCGGCAATCACTAATGCGGAAACTCGATGTGCGGACCTCCCTCAAACTCCTACGACGCGCACTCCAACTAGGATACGGACGCATCACGTCACCAACATTATCTCCGGAGATGACTCAGATCATAGAATCACCCCGCAAATCAACTGACACGTTGTGCTTCTCAGACGCTATCGAAGGTTCCGTCGCGGCCCCAACGTTTCCAGCACACTGA